In Synechocystis sp. PCC 6714, the genomic window TCATTCGCCATGCCCATCAGATTAACCATGGTCAGTTAAGAATTTGCCCTTATTTTTTTCTGGAATTGGGCCATAATATCTGGAGTCAATTCGTCTTCAGGAGCTACTATTTCCCGTTCTTCTAAGGCTAATTGAATATCTTCTGATTTGGCTATACCTAAATTATTAAGAAGACTAAGAAATGAAGCCTGTTGTTTTTCCATATCTTCAGGTAAAACAGGCTTAACAAAATAGTGCTGGTTAACTTGTTTTGTCAAGGCATAGACAATATATTGATTTAAGGATACTCCCTCTTGTGAGGCTTGATGGCTTAATTGTTGATGTAAGCTTTCGGGTAATCTT contains:
- a CDS encoding YlcI/YnfO family protein encodes the protein MSRLTLRLPESLHQQLSHQASQEGVSLNQYIVYALTKQVNQHYFVKPVLPEDMEKQQASFLSLLNNLGIAKSEDIQLALEEREIVAPEDELTPDIMAQFQKKIRANS